The following DNA comes from Streptomyces sp. NBC_00273.
ACTCACCGCGGCGAGCGCCTGCGGGGACACCGACAGGCCCTGGGACGACCCGCTGACCTTCGATTCCGAGCCGGACATGGAACCCGCAGACGGCTGGTCCTGGCACAACGCCGACCGGGTCGTCGAGGGCATCAGCTGGGGCGGCAACCTGGAGATCATCTCCTGGCTGTCGATGGCCGACCGCGTGGCGGGGCCGGTCGACTCCTACGCCGGCAACGTGCTGTTCCTGGAGACCGACGAGGAAATGATGCCCGCCGAAGGGGTCTACCGGATCCTGCGCGGCATGGGCGAACGCGGGCTGCTGCGGCAGTTCCCCGCGCTGCTCATGGGTAGGGCCAAGAGCTGGTCGTTCGAGAACCGGCTCGACGCCGGGGCGAAGGTCGAGTTCCGCCGGCAACAGCGCGAGGCCGTCCTCCGGGCCCTGCGCCAGTACGCCCCCGACATCATGGCGGTGTTCGACGTCGACCTCGGCCACACCGACCCGCAGGTCGTGATCCCCGTCGGAGGCCGCATCCGGGTGGACGGCCCGGCACGCCGGATCGTCGTCACGTACTGAGTCACGTACCGGGCGCGGGCTCCGGGCGGTCCTACGAGGCCCCGCAGGCGGCCGGAGCGGCCGCCCGGGGGGCGATCCGCATCCGGTCCCCCGCGTACTCCACGGTCTCGCCCGGCAGGATCAGCAGCCCGGGTTCCCCGTCCTGACCCGCCCCGCCGATCGGCTGCACCTGTACGGCCGGGCCCAGTCCGCCGGCCATGAACACCGTCGGGTCGACCTCCCAGCCGTGCGCGGCGAGCCACGATTCCAGCGCCGCCGTGTCCCGTGCCTCCGCGCCGCGCGGCCACTCGAACGTCGTGCTCCCCATCCCTGCCCCCTGTAGGTGGTCGGATCACCGCCGATGATCCTGCCACCCCCCTCTGACAGTTGCAGCCCGATATCGGCGCGCGCCCGCACCCCCGCCGTGCGGGGAGTGCGGGCGCGCGTCAGGCCGGTGACCCGTCCGGGTCAGCCGTTGCGGTGGTGCCGGCGGCCGTTCCAGGAGTCGGTGTCGAGGACGTTGCCACGGTTGTCGCGCAGGGTGGCGGTGTCGCGCTCGTCCCAGATCTGGTGGCGGCGGTCCTGGTAGACGTCGTGGCGGGTGTCGCGACCCTGGCCGGTGTGGACCCGCACGCTGGACCCCCCGTCCAGACGGAAGTCGCCGAAGCGGTAGCGGTTGCCCTGCCGGTCGGTGAGGGTGAAGCCGCGCAGGTTGACGCTCCTGCGCCCGGTGTTCTCGACCTCGACCCACTCCCGGTTCAGCGCACGGTCGGAGCGGTCGCGGTCGCGGCCGCCGCTGCCGTACTGGACGTCGCTGATGACGATCGAGGAGTGCGGAGCCCGGTGGTCGCGGTCGCGCCGGTGGTCGTCGGCGGAGGCCGGGAGGGCGGCGGCGCCGACGAGGGCGCCCGCGGCCAGGAACGCGGCGACGAACCGGCGGGTGGCGAGAGAAGCAGACATGAAGATGACCCCTTCAACAGACAGCAGCCCGGTCCCGCCTCGTGTGCGGCAGGTGGGCCTGGAACCGTTCTCGGCGTCCTGCCGAGGAGCCACACTCTGACCCCCAACCGCCATCAAAAGCCACCAATTCGGGGCGTGTTGCGAAATGCGGATGTATCGGTGACTCTCCCGTGTATCGGACACATGTCAATGCCGTGCTGACGCGAACGGTGGGAGCGCACCGAACGTGCCTTGGCGGGCCCGGAGAGAGGGGCACTTCCGCACGGACGTCCCGCCCCATGACCCCCTCCCGCTCTGCGCCGAACGGGTTCAGGGGCCTGTAACGAGTGCTCCAACCGTTTCTTCGGACACCCGCACGCGAGTGGTTCTGGTGTTCTGTCGCCCTGACTTCCCGGTGGGCCCCGGGGGGCGTGCTGCCGGCATCAGGATGCGCAGCGGCCGATCGAATCGAGGAGCTGCAGCTCCTGCGGCGTGAGTCGGAGCGCCCCCGCCGCCACGTTGTCGGCGAGGTGGTCCGGGTTGCCCGTCCCGGGGATGGCCAGAACGTGGTCGCCCTGCCCCAGGATCCAGGCGAGCCTCACCTGCGCCGGTGATGCTCCGTGCGCCCGGGCGACGGCGAGGACCGCGTCGTGCTCGGTCCGGACGGCGCCGGCCTCGGCCCCCTCTCCCGCGATGGAGAAGAAGGGCACGAAGGCGATGCCGCGCGCCGCGCAGGCGCGGAGCATCCCGGCCCGGTCGGGCGCGTCGATTCCGAAGCGGTTCTGGACGCACACCACCGGTGCGATCGCCTCGGCCTGGGTCAGGTGCTCCGGGCGGGCGTTGGAGAGGCCGAGGTGGCGGACCAGCCCGGCGTCGCGCAGCTCGGACAGGGCTCCGAAGTGCTCGCTGACGGACTCTTGGCCCATGACGCGGAGGTTCACCACGTCGAGGTGGTCCCGGCCGAGTTGGCGCAGGTTCTCCTCGACCTGGCCGCGCAGCTGGTCGGGCCGGGCCGACTCGGCCCACCCGCCGCAGGCGTCCCGGGCGGGGCCGACCTTGGTGGCGATGACGAGGTCGTCCGCGTAGGGCGCCAGTGCCGAGTTGATCAGCTCATTGGCCGAGCGCAGCCGCGAGAAGTAGAACGCGGCGGTGTCGATGTGGTCCACGCCGAGCTCGACCGCCCGGCGCAGTACGGCGATCGCCCGGCCGCGGTCGCTGTGAGTGCCCTCGTGGAAGGCCGCGCTGCCGGTCAGGCGCATGGCGCCGAAGCCGATCCGGTTGACCGTGAGATCACCGAGCACCCATGTGCCCGAAGCTGCCGCGGCAACCGTGTGCGACGTCATTTGATTGATCAACTCCATCCGATCGGCCATCGACTCCCGATGGTTCGGGGCGAGGCGGGTCCTGGAGTATGCGCAGGTGGAAGCCGTGCCGGAAAGGCGTGCAGGGGTGGCGGAAGATCACATCGCGAGCCGGAATCCAGAGGGTGCGCGGGGCGTTGTTCCTGCTGAAGCTTCCTCCCCGCAGCCCGTGTCCGGGAGCGCGCAGTCGAGTCGCTCTGCCCGATAATGGGGGCGACGGGGTATTCGTACGCAAGGAGGCCGGAATGGTACGGGACAGCAGGTACGAACTGGTATTCGCCGCCCCTGACCATGCCGTACCGGGTGGCGAGGAATCGGTCCTCGTGCACCGCACCGATCGGACCGGCCCCGGCGGCCATCCGATCTACGCCGACGAGACCGGAATCGTGCAGGCGGAGATCAGCGACCAGGGCGACGTACGCATGATCGCGAGCGGCGGCCACCAGGAACCCGCATCGCGGGTGAGCGTGCGGGCCGTGCCGAGCGTGTGACACGGGGTGGTCCGCCGGCGCGGGTGCGCCACCGGGTCGCCGCCGTCATCCGGGAACGCGGATCCCGGGCGGGCACGGAACCTCGCACCAGACGCGCTTGCCGTCCACCCCCGGTTCGGAGCCCCATTCCCGGGCCAGACGTTCCACGATCAGCAGTCCGTGACCGACCGGTCCGCCCCGGTCGCCCGGCCTGCGCGCCGGCACCCGCACCGGCGGGGCCGGGTTGCAGTCCGTGACCTCGATCCGCAGTCGCTCGGCCGAGCAGTCGAGGACGAGCGCGCGGGGTCCGCCGCCGTGCAGGCAGGCATTGGCCACCACCTCCGACACCAGCAGGAGCACGTCCTCGGCGCTCTCGCGGTCGACTTCTCCCGTCCCCGGGAGCCAGCGCCAGGCGGTGAGTGCCTGGCGGGC
Coding sequences within:
- a CDS encoding ATP-binding protein, which translates into the protein MEQRGPSDRIWSLMLSGTTDVVSRSRDFARQALTAWRWLPGTGEVDRESAEDVLLLVSEVVANACLHGGGPRALVLDCSAERLRIEVTDCNPAPPVRVPARRPGDRGGPVGHGLLIVERLAREWGSEPGVDGKRVWCEVPCPPGIRVPG
- a CDS encoding DUF6296 family protein, which translates into the protein MVRDSRYELVFAAPDHAVPGGEESVLVHRTDRTGPGGHPIYADETGIVQAEISDQGDVRMIASGGHQEPASRVSVRAVPSV
- a CDS encoding aldo/keto reductase, with protein sequence MTSHTVAAAASGTWVLGDLTVNRIGFGAMRLTGSAAFHEGTHSDRGRAIAVLRRAVELGVDHIDTAAFYFSRLRSANELINSALAPYADDLVIATKVGPARDACGGWAESARPDQLRGQVEENLRQLGRDHLDVVNLRVMGQESVSEHFGALSELRDAGLVRHLGLSNARPEHLTQAEAIAPVVCVQNRFGIDAPDRAGMLRACAARGIAFVPFFSIAGEGAEAGAVRTEHDAVLAVARAHGASPAQVRLAWILGQGDHVLAIPGTGNPDHLADNVAAGALRLTPQELQLLDSIGRCAS
- a CDS encoding S66 family peptidase, producing MENPRYPVKPRPGDLVAVLSPSSGLPGLFPQPYELGLRRLQDDFGLKAVEYPTTRTMGATPEARAADIHAAFADPEIKAVIASIGGDDQITVLPHLDRDLLRANPKPFFGYSDNTNLLLFLRDLGIVGYHGGSVMVGLGRPGAMHPSTADSLRAALFTSGAYELTAASACGDTDRPWDDPLTFDSEPDMEPADGWSWHNADRVVEGISWGGNLEIISWLSMADRVAGPVDSYAGNVLFLETDEEMMPAEGVYRILRGMGERGLLRQFPALLMGRAKSWSFENRLDAGAKVEFRRQQREAVLRALRQYAPDIMAVFDVDLGHTDPQVVIPVGGRIRVDGPARRIVVTY
- a CDS encoding lamin tail domain-containing protein, whose product is MSASLATRRFVAAFLAAGALVGAAALPASADDHRRDRDHRAPHSSIVISDVQYGSGGRDRDRSDRALNREWVEVENTGRRSVNLRGFTLTDRQGNRYRFGDFRLDGGSSVRVHTGQGRDTRHDVYQDRRHQIWDERDTATLRDNRGNVLDTDSWNGRRHHRNG